The DNA window AGTTCTACGTGGAGCACGCGGGGCAGGACTTCGACGAGTTCGAGCGGGAGGACTCCGCCTACAACCGCTCGGTGGAGAAGCTCCGGGACTCGCTGGGCGTGGGGCTGCCGGTGCAGCAGGTGGACCGGAGCCTGGTGCCCACGTTCCTCTTCAGCGGCAAGGAGCTGGTGGTGGTCGCCGGGCAGGACGGGCTGGTGGCGAATGTCGCCAAGTACGTGGGTGAGCAGCCGCTGGTGGGCGTGAATCCAGACCCCGAGCGCTTCGATGGCGTGCTGCTTCCGTACGACGTCGCGGGCGCGCGGGGCGCCGTGCGGCGGGTGCTGGAGGGCAGGGCGCGCTTCCGTGAAGTCACGCTCGCGGAGGCGTCACTGGAGGACGGGCAGCGGCTGCTGGGCTTCAACGACTTGTTCATCGGCGCCCGCACGCACGTGTCCGCACGCTACCGGCTGAGCCATGCGGGGCAGGAGGAGTCGCAGTCCTCCAGCGGGGTGCTGGTGTCCACGGGCGTGGGCTCCAGCGGGTGGCTGTCCTCCATCTTCACGCTGGCGCGCAGCCTCACCGAGCGCACCGGCGGCGTCCCTGGCGAGGCGTGGCGGCTGTCGTGGGAGGAGGCGCGGCTGGCCTTCGTGGTGCGCGAGCCGTTCGTCAGCCGCAACTCGAGCGCGGGCATCGTCGGCGGCTTCGTGACGCAGGACGAGGAGCTGGTGCTGGAGTCGAGGATGCCGTCGGGTGGCGTCATCTTCAGCGACGGCATGGAGGACGACTTCCTCGTCTTCGGCGCGGGGGCGCGGGCCCACATCCGTCCGGCCCGGCAGCGCGCGCGGCTGGTGATGAACTGACGCCGCGCGCGAGCTTCCGAAGTTCGCGCCGCTGCTAGGTGACGGTGATGTCGACCGGGGGGCACTTCACCGCGACGTCGTGGAACTCACCCGAGAGGGCGGGGACCTTCGCGGCGTCGGAGGTGACGTCCATCAAGGGCCCGCGGAAGGTGACGTGGTAGGTGCCCGGCTGGTTGAGCTCGTAGGCGAGGCTCAGGTCCACGCGGCCCTCCACGGACTCACCCGGGGCGATGGTCGCGTAGGCCGACGCATCCGGTGGCCCGCGCTTCATCATGGGACCGCCGTAGGACAGCTCCGCCGCGGAGCCCGCGCGCGTCACCGTGAAGATGTTGTTGCGGATGCCCTCCAGGGGCGTGTGCCACTTGAGGACATAGAGGGGCTGCTTCGTGGTGTTGGTGAGCTTGAACACCAGCTCCACGGGCTCGCCCGCCTTCACCTGCGCGGGGGCGCTCAGCGAGCACTCCAGGGTCGACGTCTTCACGGCGGTCTCCTCCGGTCGCGAATCCACCGGGGGAACTGGCGGCGCCGACTCTTCCTTGCGCGACGCACAGCCGCTCCCGGTGATGGCCAGGGTCAGCAGCGCGATGCGGCCCATCTGTCCACACGTCATGTGAGCTCCCATTCGCCTTGGGGTTGAAGCGGGAAACAAAACGGGGGCGCCCGGCCGCGCCCCCGCTTCGCTTCACATCATGTCACTGGAAGACGGACTGTCACGGAAGCGCGGGGGTGTTCTCCGCGAAGTACTCGTGGCTGTCCGCGTTGTCGCGCGCGTTCACCGGGTTGTTGCGCGCCAGCGTCTTGCACGCGCTCTGGCCGTAGGCGTGGTCATCCGTGTCCGCCACCACGGTGAAGTGGCTCATCTCGTGAATCAGCGTGCCAGCCTTGGAGTCCGTGCCCGTCGCGGGTGCGGGCCAGAAGGCGTTGCACACGTAGATGCGGTACGGCTGGTTCTTGTAGACGTACGCGTAGGCGCTGTCCGTGCAGCCACAGTCCACGATGACCGACTTCGTGTTGAAGGCGCTCAGGATGGCGTTGTAGTGGTTGCGCACGATGTCGCGGTTGCCCGTGCTGTACGTGCCGAACCACGTCGTGAACCGGGTGTAGGGTGACAGCGGGCTGTTGAGCCAGTTGATGGCGCCCGTGGACATCGTCTTCGCGTCGTTGAACGCCGTCGTCACCTGCGTCGTCCGCGCGGCCGTGCAGTTCGCGGTGGACAGCGCCAGGGCGGAGACGGTGCCCGCCTGCTCGGGGCCGACGAAGGCGCGGCCCTCGACGAAGAGGCTCAGGTCCTCCGAGCGCAGCTGGGAGATGCCCTCGTGACCCACGGTGGAGCCGTGCGAGTCCGAGTCGTAGCGCAGGCTGTAGTTGCCCGTGCGGGAGAAGTCGTAGATGGCGCCCAGGTCCACCGTGTACGAGACGCTCTCGCCCGCGGCCAGGCGCAGGTAGTCGTTCGCCTGCGGCGTGGCCCACTTGTAGTGCCGGCCCTGGTACTCCACCGCCGCGCCGTCCACGGTGATGGCGAACAGGTCCTCCTTCAGTCCGTCCGTGGGCGTGTGCCATTTGAGCACCCGCACCGTGTCCTTCGAAACGTTGGTGAGCGTCACCGTCACGCTCACGTCCTCGCGCGCGGCCAGCGACTGGCGGGGCGTGGACAGCTTGACCGCGACATCTCCTGCGACTGCGTCTCGTGCCGTCTCGCCCTCGGCGGGAACCTCTCCCGCGCGCTCATCGGGCGAACCACAGGCGCCCAGCAGCGAGGCACTGATAACCGCACCCATCCACCAATTGAGGCGACCACGTGAGCTGAAGCTCATGTCGGACTTCCTTTCGGGGAATGCTTGGGAGTGACTTCGCGGAGTGCGCGTCGGCCCGTGTTCTTGGAAATCGGGCCTGACGCGGTATACGGCTTATAGTCGCTTTCTTGGAATCCCGTCCAGGTGCGTCCGTGTCGCGCTTCACGGGCGCGCGTACGTGACGAGCAGCGCCACCACGGCGAAGGCGTAGCCCACCACGACGGGGCCGAGCGCGAAGAAGACGGCGTCGTAGAAGCTTTCAGTCTGGGTGTTCATGGCGGTGCTCCCTGAGTCGTGCCGCGCGGTCGTCGCGAGG is part of the Myxococcus landrumus genome and encodes:
- a CDS encoding protease, translating into MTCGQMGRIALLTLAITGSGCASRKEESAPPVPPVDSRPEETAVKTSTLECSLSAPAQVKAGEPVELVFKLTNTTKQPLYVLKWHTPLEGIRNNIFTVTRAGSAAELSYGGPMMKRGPPDASAYATIAPGESVEGRVDLSLAYELNQPGTYHVTFRGPLMDVTSDAAKVPALSGEFHDVAVKCPPVDITVT
- a CDS encoding M35 family metallo-endopeptidase encodes the protein MSFSSRGRLNWWMGAVISASLLGACGSPDERAGEVPAEGETARDAVAGDVAVKLSTPRQSLAAREDVSVTVTLTNVSKDTVRVLKWHTPTDGLKEDLFAITVDGAAVEYQGRHYKWATPQANDYLRLAAGESVSYTVDLGAIYDFSRTGNYSLRYDSDSHGSTVGHEGISQLRSEDLSLFVEGRAFVGPEQAGTVSALALSTANCTAARTTQVTTAFNDAKTMSTGAINWLNSPLSPYTRFTTWFGTYSTGNRDIVRNHYNAILSAFNTKSVIVDCGCTDSAYAYVYKNQPYRIYVCNAFWPAPATGTDSKAGTLIHEMSHFTVVADTDDHAYGQSACKTLARNNPVNARDNADSHEYFAENTPALP
- a CDS encoding NAD+ kinase gives rise to the protein MFEKIVLVTRHTRLAGLVERFNTKKQAKFYVEHAGQDFDEFEREDSAYNRSVEKLRDSLGVGLPVQQVDRSLVPTFLFSGKELVVVAGQDGLVANVAKYVGEQPLVGVNPDPERFDGVLLPYDVAGARGAVRRVLEGRARFREVTLAEASLEDGQRLLGFNDLFIGARTHVSARYRLSHAGQEESQSSSGVLVSTGVGSSGWLSSIFTLARSLTERTGGVPGEAWRLSWEEARLAFVVREPFVSRNSSAGIVGGFVTQDEELVLESRMPSGGVIFSDGMEDDFLVFGAGARAHIRPARQRARLVMN